Below is a window of Candidatus Endomicrobium procryptotermitis DNA.
CCAAATTACGGTATTGATTTTACCGGCGGTATGCTTATGCAAATCTCTTTTGAGAAAAACGTCAGTTTGCAGGATGTAAGAAGTGCTTTGGAAAACAGTGGGCTTAATTCTTTTGAGCTTCAAACTTCGGAAAAATTGATTTTGATAAGAGCGAAGCGCGAAGTAGGTTCACAGGAAGAGTTTGAAAATAAAGTAAAAACCGCTCTGGCGGAAAAATTTCCAGATAATGCCATTAGCATAGATAAAGTCGAATATGTAGGTCCTTCTGTAGGAGAATATCTTTCTAAACAAGCTTTATATGCTTTCTTTTTTGCATTTATAGGTATAATTATTTATGTTGCGTTTAGATTTAAATCTACTTTATGGGGAGTTGCAGGCGTTATAGGCATTATTCATGACGTAATAATTTCTTTAGGTATGGTCATTCTTGTAAACAAAGAAATTGATATTACAGTTATCGCTGCTCTGCTTACCATTGCCGGCTATTCGATTAACGATACGATAGTTTTGTTTGACAGAATGAGAGAAAATATGCGTCTATCCATAAAAGAAGATCTTGCTGTTATGATAAATAAAAGTATTAACGCCGTTCTTTTAAGAACGGTTGTTACTACGATAACGGTTTTTATAGTTTCGGCTTGTTTATTTTTCTTAGGTGGAGAAGTTATTCACACATTTTCTTATATAATGGTTATCGGTACAACAGCGGGAACGTATTCTACGATTTTCCTTTGCGCACCGCTTGTGTATGAATGGGAAATCGGAAGACGTAACCGTTTAAAAGCCGCAAGGCAGCAGGGTTTGGTACGCGGTAAATAAGAGCGGCAATGAAAAAGATACGTAATTTCAGAGTTAATTTACGAGTTCGCGAAATTATACGCGTTGTAAAAAAGCTTACGAATACGGCGGAAATGACGATTGAAATCGAAGAAACCACACAAAAAGCATGTCGTTTTTATTCCGATTTTATAATGCCTTCGGTACTTTACGATACTTTTTCCAAAGACGACATTTCTTTTGTTTATGAAAAAGACGCTCCTTCAAAGTGGGTTGCACGGAGCGTTTTTTTTATTACAATAGGTGATAAGATTGAAGAATATCTCAAAAAAAATGAAAACATTTTTGGAGAACATTCCAATACTATACTTTCCGCAGTGGCAGTTGACGCTCTTGAACAAGCAAAAAATTTTACGCAAAGGCTTGTTGCCAATGAAGCGGAAGATGACAATTACGATATTTCAAGAAGCATAGACTTGCCTTCGGATTTATATGAAAAAGCTGCAAAAGTTGTTCCGATAGACAAAATAGACATATCTGTTAAAGATGGGAAATTGTTTCCGCAATATTCGATTTGTGGACTGTTTTATTGGATTCCATCTAGTAAGAAAAAAAGACAGAAGTAGGTCAACGTCGACTGCTATTCTGCGACTTTGTTGATATAGCGGAACTGCTAAAAGATTTTTCTAACTTGTGGTATGCAGGTATTGTGTAGTGCATAAAAAATTGAATTCCCATGACAACAATATATCTTATCATATACAATATATTATCATCGGTTTTGCTTGTGCCGGCGCTGTTTATTATTCTGATTTTCAACGGGAAATACAGAAAAGAAATTTTTTATAAACTTCCTCAGCGTTTTGTCAAGTGGGATTATCCTTCAGAAAAAAATTTAAAAAAAACCGTTTGGGTTCACTGTTCTTCACTTGGAGAAATTCGCGCCGTAGAGCCAGTTTTGGATTTGCTGAAAAAAAAATATAATATAATCCTCACCTCAATAACAAAAACCGGAAAAGAATATGCCGAAAAAATACAAAAAGCCGATTTTACTGCTTTGCTTCCTCTGGATTTGTATCCTTTTATGATGAAAGCGTTCAAAACTGTTAAACCGGATTTACTGATTTTAGTAGAAACAGAACTATGGGTTTCAATGCTTTATGCGGCGGACAAACAAAAAGTAAAAATAATGACTGTCAATGGACGAATGTCTGAAAAATCTTTTAAAATTTATAACACTTTAAAATTTTTCTGGGAACGTTTTATAGGGCTTATAGATGTGGTTTTGGCGAGAAGCAGCGATGATGCCGGCAGATTTATGGTTTTTGCCGGGAGTAAAACGCAGGTGTATGTAAGCGGGAATATAAAATATGACAGAGATTTTGCTGTAAAATCTTCGCGTGTGGATTTCGGACTTGATGCCAACGACAAGGTTTTTACCGCTGGAAGCATAAGAGAAGGTGAAGACGCTGTTATTGCCGACGCATATATAAAAATCAGAGAAAAAATGCCGGATATATATTTTTTTGCTGCTCCGAGACATTTGTCAAAAATTAAAAATGTTAAAAATACTCTGAAAGATAAAAAAATAGAATATCTTACATTTTCAGAAATGTTAAAAGGGAAAAAGCCTAACAAAAGATTTATTCTTATTGATGTTTTCGGGAAACTTCAAGAAATTTATTCAATATCGGACGTTTGTTTTGTCGGAGGTTCAATCATAAAAAAAGGTGGACAAAACCCGATAGAGCCAGCGGCATGCGCAAAACCTGTTTTATTCGGTAAAAATATGGACAATTTTAAAACTGAAGCTGAAATTTTGTTACAATATGGCGGAGGAATAACAGTATTTGACGGTGAAGATATAGTGGCAAAAATAGAAAAGCTTTTTCTTAACAGAGAATTTCTTACAAAAACTGGGGAAAATGCTTTAAAAGCTGTAAAATCTCAAAAAGGTGCGCTAAATATTACCGTCAATGCGATAAAAGAGCAACTTAAATAATGAAATTAAAAATACTTGCAAAAATTATATGGGTTGCGGCGTCAATTATAAACAAAACTCTCCGCGTTGAACTTTTAAATGCCAGCCATTACTATCCTTGTGAATCCATATACTCATTTTGGCATGGGAATGCTTTTACAATGCTTGTATTAAGCAAAGGCAGCGGTATTGTAATAATGGCAAGCAAATCCAAAGACGGCGCTTTAATGGCGGAAGTTCTTTCATCTTTTGGTTATCAGGTAGTAAGAGGTTCGTCGAGCAGGGGCGGAGAAAGAGCGCTGCTTGAACTTATACGACATGCCAAAAACGGCGACAATCTAGCTTTTGCCGTTGATGGTCCCAGAGGACCTTACCATGTTGTAAAATCTGGAGTAATTTATGCCGCTCAAAAAACCGCTCTTCCTGTTATTACCGTATGCAGCTCTTCAAAAAATAAAATTATACTGAAAAAATCATGGGATAAGTTTAATATACCTCTGCCGTTTTCAAAAACCATACAAATTTGGAGCAACCCCATATATGTTAAGCCCGAAGACGATATAGAAGCAAAAAGAATTGAAGTGGAAAAAGAAATGCTGAAACTTTTTGAGTTTACGGATAAAATTTTCTGGACGAAAAAAATATATAAATATCTTGAATTTCACCCTTTTCCTAAAATTTTAATTGTACAGCCGAGCCGTTTGGGAGACATAATTTTTTCGCTGCCAGTTCTTGCCGCGTTAAAAAGTAAATATCCGCATGCAAAGATAAGCTGGATTGTCGATGAAAGATGCGTGGAAATTCTGCGGGGCAATCCTTTTTTGGATAATATTTTCATTTGGGACAGAGCGCAAAAATCGTATGGGTATTACAAAGATTTAAAAAAACGTTTAAGAGAACAAAAATTCGATTTAAGCATAGATCTTCATGGGCTGGCTAAATCCGCTATGCTTGTGCATCTTGCCAAAGCGAGATTTAAATTGGCTTCTTCTTCCACAAATGGCATGAGGGAACTGTCGTGGCTTTTCTCAAGAGAAATAAAATCTAATGACCCGAACGCTCATTGTATAGAAAGACATATGGAAGTATCAAAATATTTGCGCTGTGATGAAAAAATAGAATATCCCATATCAATAGCGCAATCCGACTTTGAAAATGTAAAAAAGAAGCTTGCAGCGGAAAAAGTTGATGTTTCAAAAATGGTCGGCGTTCATCTGGGAGGCGGCTGGCTTTCAAGAAGATGGAAAACCACTAAATATGCGGCTCTTTGCGGAAGGCTTAAAAACGAGATTGGCGCGGATATAGTTTTAGTCGGCGGTAAAGAGGGCGGAACAAGCGAAAAAGGGCTCAACGAAGAAATAATATCTCAGACGGACGCTAAAATATGCGATTTAACAGGAAAACTCACTTTAAAAGAGCTTTGTGCTTTTCTTAAACTGTGCAGAGTTTTTGTCGGAAACGAAGCAGGTCCTATGCATATCGCTACGGCTTTAGAAATGCCTGCAGTCGCAATTTTGGGTCCTACAAATGCAAAAAGGACGGGTCCTTTCAGGGGGAAAACTAAAATTATACAGCATAGATTTTCATGTCAGCCTTGCAGAAACAGAAACTGTAAAAACGTTATCTGTATTGATGATATAACTGTATCGGAAGTTTTTGAAGAAGTAAGAAAGAAATATGAAAATACTGATAATTAAACCAAGTTCGTTCGGTGATATTGTTCAGGCCGCCGCCTGCGCTTCTGCTTTAAAAAAAGCTTATCAGGGCTGCAAGATAAGCTGGGTCGTTTTTAAACGCTGGGAAGAATTGCCTGATATTTTTTCTGATATTGACGATAAATACGTATGGGACAGAAAGATAGGAATAAAAGGTTTTTTTAAAGTTTTAAAAGAGATAAGAAAAACGAAATTTGACATTGTAATGGATTTACAGGGACTTTTGCGCAGCGCTTTGCTATCAAGAATGTCTAAAGGAAAAATTAAGATTGGCATACCCGGAATGAAAGAATTTAGTTCTGTTTTAATAAAAGAAATATATCCCGAAAATGCAAAAATGAACGCAACTCTGCGCAATCTTGAACCATTGCGTTTTTTGACAGGCAAAAAATTTGTTCCAGAGGTCAACATAAAAATCGGAGTGGATGCATTGTGTAAAGCCGCAGATATTCTGAAAAAATCAGGTGTAAAAAAACATTTCATCGTGTTAATACCTTTTGCGCGCGGCAAAGGCAAAGACTGGAATGTCGGCAATTATTTAAAACTTATCGATTTGATAAAAAATAAATATCTGCATTATGATATCGTTGTTTTAGGTTCAAAAAACGATTATGGCAAAATCAAATCCGAAAATATTATCGATATTTGCGGTAAAACAAGCCTTTTAGAGCTTGCAGCTGTTTTATCAAAATCTTTGCTTGCCGTGGGCGCTGATACGGGGCCTATGCATTTGTCTGCCGCATTAAATATTCCCTCTATTTTTATATTCGGCGATTCCGATGTAAATGAAACTTCTCCTTCCATAGGTAAATTTTCTGTAGTTGTAAACAAAGAAAACCAAAAAGAAATAAACGGGATAAAACCTGAACATATTTTCGGTGAGGTTCAAAAATGGATAAAATAGTTTTTTTTCATATGAATCAGCTTGGCGACTTACTTTTTTCTCTTCCGGTTCTTAAAGCTGCCAAAAAAGAATCTGGCGCAAAGATCATTTCCGTAGTAAAATCTTCTCTGTCTCCGCTTTTGCTCTCAAGCGGTGTGGTTGACTGCGTAATACCAAAAGAAAAATCAAAAATAAAACTCATAAACGCTCTGAGAAAAGAAAATGACGGAAAAGCTGTTCTTTTTTCTGAATCTCCAGCTTCGGTTCTGTCGGCTTATTTTGCTGGATTTAAAAATATGACCGGCTTTGAAACCGCGGCATTGTCCTTTTTATTTACAAACAAAGTAAAAAGAATAGGAGTTCCGTCAATATCAAATAATACGGAACTCGGTAAAGCAGCCGGGTTTAAAGATATTCAAAGCGATTATACGGGTATTGTAAATATCCCTGAAAAAAATATAAGCAATATAAAAGAATGGTTTTTAAAAAATAAATTTAATCCCGTCAACACAATTGCAGTTTCTGCAGGAGCAAGTAAAAAAAGGCGCGATAAATGTCTTCCAGTTAAAATATGGACTGAAATTATAGACTCTTTATATGATTTCGGATATAACTGCGTGCTTGCGGGAGCGTCGTGGGAAATAGAAAACTTAAGTAAAATCTCGGAAAAATCCAAATCTAGTCCTGCTCTGTTTACAGCAGAAAACGGCATTTTAGACAGTGCTGCTTTTTTTTCTTATTGCCCACTGTTTATAGGTACGGATTCAGGTGCAATGCATCTTGCTGCGGCTTTGAAAAAAAAATGTATCGGCATATTCACAAAAACCGATCCTATGCAAATAGGACCAATGCCTTTAAGAAATCACATAATAATCAAAAAAAATAATACAAATGAAGTTTCTGCAAAAGAAATCATTGAATCTGTAACATACTTGCATACGGCAAGTTAATAGGACTTGCTGGCCGCTAGGACTAACTAACTTGCCATGCGCAAGCACTTCCCCTCACAGAAGGGGAATAATAACTTTGCTTTTTGCAAACAATTTCAACTGTTACATTAGTAAGTTGTGAATCTACAAGAGAAAGAATTTAATTGAATTTTTAAGATTTTTTTGATAAAATTCTTTAACATTTTAAGATATGCGTTAAATAAGCACGCAGATGGATTTGCCGTTGGTCCCAAAAGGGGGCGGATAAGGAAGCCTGCGGAAGCCGCAGAGAGAAAATCTCTAAAAGCGGAACTTTTAACGGAAAAATCCGAAAAAGTAAAAACTAAAGGAGAGTAGTATGGCAAACATCACAATGAAAGCCTTGCTGGAGGCTGGTGTCCATTTTGGACATCAAACCAGAAGATGGAATCCAAAAATGGCCAAATATATTTTTGGAACAAGAAATAAAATTCATATCATCGACCTCCAAAAGACCCTCAAAGAATTGAAAAAGAACTATAAAGTCGTAAGAGATTTTATCGTTGAAGGCAGGGAAATAATTTTTGTCGGAACAAAAAAACAGGCGCAGGTTCCGGTGAAAGAAGAAGCTTTACGCTGTGGTGCTTTTTTCGTAGCGGAAAGATGGCTCGGCGGAACTCTTACAAATTTTGAAACTCTAAAAAAATCAATCGCACGCTATAAAGAAATAGAAAAAATGAAAGAAGATGGAATCTTCAATATTCTTTCAAAAAAAGAGCAGTCGCAGATAGAAAAAGAAAGAATCAAACTTGAAAAATCGCTGGAAGGCATAAAAAATATGACAAAACTTCCAGAACTTATGTTTGTCATAGACCCGCACGAAGAAGCAACGGCTATTTCAGAAGCGAGGAAACTCGGCATTCCTATCGTTGCGGTTTGCGATACTAACTGCGATCCTGACTTAGTCGATTATCCGATACCAGGAAACGATGACGCAATAAGAGCCGTAAAACTTTTTTGTTCTATAGTTGCGGATGCGGTTTTGGAAGGCAAAGGCGCCGTTGAAAAAAGCGATATGGACTCAACGACTGTCGAAGAAAAAGAATCTGAAGAACCCGAAGAAAACACTGTCGTAGAAAATGATGAAGAAGGAGAGCCGAATGTCAACTGAGTTAATTACAAAATTAAGAGAGATGACGAGCGCAGGAATAATGGATTGCCGAAATGCGCTTAAAGAAAATGCAAACGATATAGATAAAGCATGCCAGTGGCTCAGAGAAAAAGGCATGTCCACTGCGGTAAAAAGAGCGGGAAGAAATGCTAAGCAGGGTTTAGTTCAGTCGTATATTCATGGAAATGGGACTCTCGGAGTTTTGGTAGAAATAAATTGTGAGACGGATTTTGTAGCTAAAACCGAAGATTTTCAGAATTTGGTAAAAGAAATATCGATGCAGATAGCGGCCGTTTCTCCAACCTATGTAACGCGCGGTCAAGTTCCTGAAAGTATTCTTGAAGCCGAAAAAAACATATATAAAGCGCAGCTTAAGGAAGAGGGCAAACCGGAAAAAATCTGGGATAAAATCATCGAAGGAAAAGTCGAGAAATTCTATCAGCAGGTTTGTCTTATGGAACAGATATATATGAGAGATACTTCTGGGAAAGAAACGATAAAAGATCTTGTTGCAAACACAATTGCAAAAACTGGAGAAAATATCGTAGTCAAAAGGTTTGCGAGATTTAAACTAGGTGAAGAATAATGTCTGCTAAAAGAGTCCTTTTAAAATTATCCGGCGAAACACTCTCGGGAAACGGTCAGCCTTTAAGCGAAGAAAGCATTAACAGAACTGCAAAAGAGATAAAAGCGGCGTGCAATGCTAATGTTATAGAACTTGCAATAGTAATAGGCGCCGGAAATATTTGGCGCGGCGCTGAAAAAGCTGTAGAAAGAGTTACCGCAGACAAAATGGGAATGACGGCTACGGTTATGAACGCTTTAGCTCTTAGCGGCGCGTTAAAAAAGGCAGAACTGAAATCAAAGGTGTTCTGCGCGCGCGGGGTAAGCGGTTTTGCTGAAGATTTTGACAGCGATAAAGTTATTGAAAATATTGAAAATGGATATATAATTATTTTTGCAGGTGGAACGGGAAATCCTTATTTTACAACCGATACTACGGCGGCTTTGAGAGCTGCGGAAATAAAAGCTGACATTTTGTTGAAAGCTACTCAGGTTGATGGTATATACAGCGATGATCCCAAAAAAAATAAGGACGCCGTCAAATTTGACAGACTTACTTTTAAAGATGCCATAGAAAGACATCTTAAAGTAATGGATGTGGAAGCATTTTCTCTTTGTATGCGGGCGAATATTTCGATTTCTGTTTTTGATTTTTATATAGACGGGAATTTGAGAAAGATACTCGGCGGTGAAAAAATAGGAACGATAGTTTCATAATACCGGAGGGGTTAAATGCAATTACAGAGTCTCTTTTCAGTTTCTGAAGAAGCGATGAAAAAAACAATAGAAAAAGTTAAAACGGATCTAGCTTCAGTTCGTACAGGAAGAGCCAGCGCAGCAATTGTCGAAGGGATAAAGGTTGAAAGCTACGGTTCTCTTATGTCCATAAACCAAATTGCAGGCATAAGCGTTCCCGATGCTAAAACTATCGAGGTAAAACCATGGGATGTATCACAGCTTGGAGCTATTGAAAAAGCCATACAAAAAGCCGATATAGGCATGACTCCCATAAATGACGGAAAACTTATCCGCATTTCCGTACCTCAGCTTACCGAAGAAAGAAGGAAAGAAATTGTTAAAGTTATAAATAAAATGGCCGAGGATTACAGAGTAGCCGTAAGGAATGAAAGAAGGGTTCTCGTTGACGGCATAAAAAAAGCGGAAAAGGACAAGCTTATAACCGAAGATGACAGAAAAAAAGCCGAAAACGAAGCTCAAAAAGTTACGGATGCATATATTAAAAAGATAGATGAATGCATAGCTCTTAAAGAAAAAGAGATTATGCAAATATAGATGGGGGGAGGGTGGATGGCTTATAAAATTGATGTGGAAGCTTGTGTAGGCTGCGGGGCGTGTGAAGGAAGTTGTCCGGTTGCGGCTATCGAGCCGGAAAATGATAAATACGCAATAGACAGCGTAAAATGTACCGATTGCGGATCGTGTGAAGCGAGCTGTCCAGCAAGCGCTATTTCTCAGGCATAAAGGAATTCAAAGCTTGCGCGAAATCGACTTTTTAAATTTGCCGAAACATATTGCGGTTATTATGGATGGCAATGGCAGGTGGGCGAATAAGAGATATTTGCCCAGAATATTAGGACATAAGCAGGGGGTCAAAACCGTAAAAAAGATTGTTAAGGCTTCAAGCCGCCTTGGCATTCGGGTTTTGACCCTGTATGCTTTTTCTACGGAAAATTGGAAAAGACCTCAAAGCGAAATAAAAGGATTGTTTTCTTTGCTGCTTCAATTTTTAAAAAAAGAATTAAAAGAGCTTCACAAAAATAATATAAAGCTTAGGATTTTGGGGAATTCATCGAAATTTCCGGATGAAATACAAAAAGAACTTAAAAGTGCATGTAAACTTACCGGAAATAATAAAGGACTTGAACTTAATATTGCATTAAATTACGGAGCAAGACAGGAAATTTTAAATGCTTTTGAAAAAATTATCGCGGAAGGCATAAAAAATTTTACGGAAGAAGAATTTTCAAAATATTTATATACAGCAGGACAGCCTGAACCAGATCTGCTTATACGTACTGCTGGCGAGATGAGAGTATCAAATTTTTTACTTTGGCAAATTGCTTATTCAGAAATTTACATAACAGAAAAATTTTGGCCGGATTTTGACGAGAATGACTTAAAAAAAGCCATTATCGAATACCAAAAAAGAGAAAGACGCTTCGGCGCTTTATAAAGACAAGAGGATTTATGTTAATAACGAGAATACTTACGGCAATCGTGGGAATACCTTTGATATTTGTATGCATATATTTCGGAGGACTGCCGTTTTACATATTAATGTTTGTCATTATGTTTTTTTGTGTTCAGGAATATTTGAATATCTGCAAAAAATATAAACCTTATATGCTTACCTCTTTAATTTTATCGTCGGTTTTTTTTATAATTTTGCAATATTTTAAAACGTCAATAGGTCTGGCGGGCATTTCGGCAGTTTTGATACTTTTGATATTATTCGCTTTGGAAATGTTTGGAGAAAATCCGGAACAGTCCATTGAAAGAATATCCGTATCATTTTTGGGAGTGTTTTTTATTCCGCTTACTTTAATTCATATGGTATATTTGCGAGATATGAAAGGCGGAATGCAATTATTATTTTTTATATTTATAGTAGTATGGGTTTTGGATACCGCAGCTTATGCTTTTGGAAGAATGTTTGGCAAGCGCAAACTTGCTAAAAACGTGAGTCCTAAAAAAACCGTAGAAGGAGCAGTCGCCGGAATCGTTTTTGCGCTGATTGCCTCAGTTGCTTGCAAATATATATTTATTAATAATATACTAACGTTATCACAGGCTTTGATAACGGGTTTTGTCATCTCTATAATAGGACAATTTTCTGATTTGGCTGAATCTTTAATAAAAAGGGATGGAAGTATCAAAGATTCAGGAAAAATCATTCCCGGACACGGTGGAGTTTTTGACAGGTTCGATTCGTATATATTTACGGCTCCTACCGTTTATTATATGCTTAAGCTTATTTTTAAATTATAATTATGAAAAAAGTCGTTATTTTAGGTTCATCGGGTTCGATAGGAACACAGACTTTGGATATAGTGTCGAGGATGAAAAATGCCATATCCGTAGAAGGTCTTTCCGTTTACAAAAATATAGAAACTTTAAAAAAACAGATAAAACGTTTCAAGCCGAAAGCGGTTTCCGTTCAGGATCCTTTGGACGCGGAAAATCTAAAAAAATGGTGTGTTTCCCAAAATATCAAAATTGCTGTTTACAACGGGCACAGCGGTTTAAGAAGGCTTGTAGAAATACCGCAGGCCGAGATGGTTATTTCTGCAGTTGTAGGAGCCGCAGGACTTAAGCCCGTGATAAAAGCTATTGAATGCGGTAAAAATATAGCTATGGCAAATAAAGAAGCTTTAGTTATGGCCGGAAGCGAAATAATGAGACTTGCCGCAAAAAAGAAAGTTTCTGTTCTTCCCATAGACAGCGAGCATTCGGCAATTTTTCAATGCTGCGGCAGAGAAAAAAAATCACAGATAAAAAAAATAATTCTTACGGCTTCAGGAGGACCTTTCTACAAATATGATAAAGATTTTTCCAAAATTACGGTAGAACAGGCACTCGATCATCCTACATGGAAAATGGGTAGAAAGATAACCATCGATAGCGCAACTTTGATGAATAAAGGTCTTGAAGCTATAGAAGCGTCGGTTCTTTTCGACATTCCTATAGAAAATATTGAAATCGTCATACATCCTCAGTCCATAATACATTCTATGGTTGAGTACGTTGACGGTTCTGTTATCGCGCAGCTTTCGAATCCCGATATGAGGCTGCCTATACAATATGTATTAACATACCCTGAAAGGACAAAAGGAAATATTAAGCCTCTTGATTTAAACAAAGCAGGGAAACTCGAGTTTCATGATCCTGATTTTCAAAAGTTTCCTTGCCTGGCTCTTGCTTACAATGCGGCAAAAAAAGGTGGAACTATGCCTGCTGTTATGAGCGCGGCAAATGAGGTCGTGGTTGCCGCCTTTTTGAATAAAGATATAAAGTTTACAGATATTCCTACTATTGTCGCAAAAACAATGAAAGCTCATAAAATTAAGAAAACGCATAAGATAGACGATTATGTCGAGGCTGACGCATGGGCAAAAATATATTCGAAAGCGTTAATAAATAAAAATAAGGAAAGGTAAATGATTTTTCTACAAATACTCGGAATTATCGCAGGATTGGGCTTTTTAATTTTTATACATGAATTGGGACATTTCATAGCTGCTAAAATGTGTAAAGTCAGGGTTCTCACTTTTGCTTTAGGGTTCGGACCTGACATATTCAAGTATGAATATAAGGGTACGAAGTATGCTTTGAAAGCCATTCCTCTTGGGGGATTTTGCGCGATGGCTGGAGAAAACCCCGACGAATTTACCGGCAGCGAAGGTGAATATCTTTCGCTTCCTTGGTATAAAAAAATATGGATAGCTTTTTCGGGTCCATTTAGCAATTATATTTTAGCTGTTTTTCTTTTTACTTTTTTGTTTAACGTGTGGGGAGTTTCTACGGTTTCCGACTCTTCGGCGATAGGCGGAACAATTGAAAATTTTCCTGCCGCTCATGCCGGTTTGCAGCAGGGAGACATTATAAAATCAATTGATGGAGTAGAAGTAAACAACTGGCACGAGATGACTTCGAAGCTGAAAGATAGAGCCGAAAAAGAGACAACTTTTGTAATAATAAGAGGAACGCACACTTTTGAGATAAATATAAAGGTTGCCAGACATCCCGTTACGGGCGTTGGTGCTTTTGGAGTCGTTCCTCTTGTCGAGAAGGTCGATGCGGTTTTTTTTCATTCGATAAGCTTGGGAGCGGAAGCCGTTGTTTCTCAAAGCGTTATGACGGTTATGTACCTGGCGGACAAAATAATATCGTGGGAAAAACCTGATATAGCCGGTCCTGTCGGGGTTATGCAGGTTATGGCAAAAGCGGCAAAATCTGGAATGGAAGATTATATAAAACTTCTTGCTGTAATATCGGTTGCGCTCGGACTTTTCAATCTCTTCCCGATTCCTTTGGTTGATGGTGGAATGATAATTCTGTTTTTATTCGAAGGAATAACGCGTAGGAAAATAAACACTAAAGTAATACAAGTGTACAATACCATAGGGTTGGTTCTTATAGCGGCTGTTTTTATTTTTGCGACATACAGCGATCTTTTGAGGCTAGGAATAGGAAAGTTGTTCGGAAAATAAATGAGGTATTTCAAAAGAAATCAGACAAAGCGGATAAATATAGGTGGAATAACTATAGGCGGTGGCGCTCCCATTGCTGTCCAGTCTATGACAAATACCGATACGAGGGATTGGCGCGCTACGGTAAAACAGATTAAAAGCCTTGAGGAAGTAGGCTGTGAAATTATAAGAGTGTCTT
It encodes the following:
- the secF gene encoding protein translocase subunit SecF translates to MKFINSINIDFIGKRRLAFIFSLIFIAISVGAYIFRGGPNYGIDFTGGMLMQISFEKNVSLQDVRSALENSGLNSFELQTSEKLILIRAKREVGSQEEFENKVKTALAEKFPDNAISIDKVEYVGPSVGEYLSKQALYAFFFAFIGIIIYVAFRFKSTLWGVAGVIGIIHDVIISLGMVILVNKEIDITVIAALLTIAGYSINDTIVLFDRMRENMRLSIKEDLAVMINKSINAVLLRTVVTTITVFIVSACLFFLGGEVIHTFSYIMVIGTTAGTYSTIFLCAPLVYEWEIGRRNRLKAARQQGLVRGK
- a CDS encoding DUF374 domain-containing protein — protein: MKLKILAKIIWVAASIINKTLRVELLNASHYYPCESIYSFWHGNAFTMLVLSKGSGIVIMASKSKDGALMAEVLSSFGYQVVRGSSSRGGERALLELIRHAKNGDNLAFAVDGPRGPYHVVKSGVIYAAQKTALPVITVCSSSKNKIILKKSWDKFNIPLPFSKTIQIWSNPIYVKPEDDIEAKRIEVEKEMLKLFEFTDKIFWTKKIYKYLEFHPFPKILIVQPSRLGDIIFSLPVLAALKSKYPHAKISWIVDERCVEILRGNPFLDNIFIWDRAQKSYGYYKDLKKRLREQKFDLSIDLHGLAKSAMLVHLAKARFKLASSSTNGMRELSWLFSREIKSNDPNAHCIERHMEVSKYLRCDEKIEYPISIAQSDFENVKKKLAAEKVDVSKMVGVHLGGGWLSRRWKTTKYAALCGRLKNEIGADIVLVGGKEGGTSEKGLNEEIISQTDAKICDLTGKLTLKELCAFLKLCRVFVGNEAGPMHIATALEMPAVAILGPTNAKRTGPFRGKTKIIQHRFSCQPCRNRNCKNVICIDDITVSEVFEEVRKKYENTDN
- a CDS encoding glycosyltransferase family 9 protein, giving the protein MKILIIKPSSFGDIVQAAACASALKKAYQGCKISWVVFKRWEELPDIFSDIDDKYVWDRKIGIKGFFKVLKEIRKTKFDIVMDLQGLLRSALLSRMSKGKIKIGIPGMKEFSSVLIKEIYPENAKMNATLRNLEPLRFLTGKKFVPEVNIKIGVDALCKAADILKKSGVKKHFIVLIPFARGKGKDWNVGNYLKLIDLIKNKYLHYDIVVLGSKNDYGKIKSENIIDICGKTSLLELAAVLSKSLLAVGADTGPMHLSAALNIPSIFIFGDSDVNETSPSIGKFSVVVNKENQKEINGIKPEHIFGEVQKWIK
- the rpsB gene encoding 30S ribosomal protein S2 produces the protein MANITMKALLEAGVHFGHQTRRWNPKMAKYIFGTRNKIHIIDLQKTLKELKKNYKVVRDFIVEGREIIFVGTKKQAQVPVKEEALRCGAFFVAERWLGGTLTNFETLKKSIARYKEIEKMKEDGIFNILSKKEQSQIEKERIKLEKSLEGIKNMTKLPELMFVIDPHEEATAISEARKLGIPIVAVCDTNCDPDLVDYPIPGNDDAIRAVKLFCSIVADAVLEGKGAVEKSDMDSTTVEEKESEEPEENTVVENDEEGEPNVN
- the tsf gene encoding translation elongation factor Ts, translating into MSTELITKLREMTSAGIMDCRNALKENANDIDKACQWLREKGMSTAVKRAGRNAKQGLVQSYIHGNGTLGVLVEINCETDFVAKTEDFQNLVKEISMQIAAVSPTYVTRGQVPESILEAEKNIYKAQLKEEGKPEKIWDKIIEGKVEKFYQQVCLMEQIYMRDTSGKETIKDLVANTIAKTGENIVVKRFARFKLGEE
- the pyrH gene encoding UMP kinase — its product is MSAKRVLLKLSGETLSGNGQPLSEESINRTAKEIKAACNANVIELAIVIGAGNIWRGAEKAVERVTADKMGMTATVMNALALSGALKKAELKSKVFCARGVSGFAEDFDSDKVIENIENGYIIIFAGGTGNPYFTTDTTAALRAAEIKADILLKATQVDGIYSDDPKKNKDAVKFDRLTFKDAIERHLKVMDVEAFSLCMRANISISVFDFYIDGNLRKILGGEKIGTIVS
- the frr gene encoding ribosome recycling factor, which codes for MQLQSLFSVSEEAMKKTIEKVKTDLASVRTGRASAAIVEGIKVESYGSLMSINQIAGISVPDAKTIEVKPWDVSQLGAIEKAIQKADIGMTPINDGKLIRISVPQLTEERRKEIVKVINKMAEDYRVAVRNERRVLVDGIKKAEKDKLITEDDRKKAENEAQKVTDAYIKKIDECIALKEKEIMQI
- a CDS encoding 4Fe-4S binding protein, which gives rise to MAYKIDVEACVGCGACEGSCPVAAIEPENDKYAIDSVKCTDCGSCEASCPASAISQA